The genomic interval AAAGACATACGAAGGGGGTAAGGTATTGGAAGCTGTTCGTCTCCGACACATCTGTGGCGCTGATTGTGGGCTTGTCCCTCAGCACGAAGGAGATCTCAATGATTCGCGTGATCCCGGCAGCCATCAAGGTGTATCCGAAGATCGAGTGGATCATGGTACTGATCATCAGACTCTGTGGGTGCGCAGACATGGCGTAGCCGGTCATCAAGATGACTATGGCAGGGATCAGATTCCGCTTGGGCCGGCCATTACGGTTGCGACTCAGCCACATGCCCAGCAGACCCGCGCACCACCAGACAATCCCCATGGTCGTGTGCTGGAGATCATTGTGGACCCAAGCGCTACCCCAGCGGTGCTCTGTGAAGGTATTGACGCAACCCCAAGCAGCGATGACCAACGAATCAAAGAACTCCTGGCTGCGTCCCGTCCGACGCAACCAGAACTGGCCCACGAGCAACAGAATCGTCAAGAGAATCCCATACGCAATGAACGCACTGCCCATGATAAAATGAGCAAGACACTGTCCGAGATGATCCCCGCGACAGAATCCGAGTGCCGCAATCCCCCCAAAGAGCATCTGCGCCCAGCTGATAACGGGCATCGCCTTGCCGAGAATCCCATGCGCCAGCACAAAGATCCACCGGATGCGCTCTTGCCCAGCCCGCTTCAGGTGCATCCTCAGATACACGCCCAGCACGACCTGTGCCACCAGTATCAACATCAACCAGTTCGCGAAGGAGGCGTGGGCGTTATGCGAGTATTGGCGGCCGCCGTGGGCGTGGCCGAGGAAGTAGCCGACCACTGCGACGACGGTGCCGACGATTTGGACGGGGACGTGCCACCGGGAGCGCACGATCTAGAAAAGCATTAGAGAGTCTTGTCCGGCGGTGGAGACTGTGCAGAAGTGAAGTTCCAACTTACACCTAGGACCATGCCGAATGGGAAGATGATCCCAAATGTGATACCCATCATGATCATGTGCGTCCATAGCGTCGAGTCCTATCGGATTCAATTTGGTTAATTTgggtgtctttcttttgtctgtCTTGTATTGTTTGGAGGGAACAGAGCGGAtcgcggaggagggaggggagaaAAACACGTACGATAGGATCATCCGACATGGCGCCGCCCTCGGGGACGTTCTCATGGCCGCCATGCGCGAGGGTCGAGCCGAACAGACAGAAAAGGGCCAGTAATGACCCGTGAAAGTCGAGTCGGGCCATCGTGAGTGACAGGGTGGGTGAATAGGacgagggagggagaggagagtgtgaaaaagaaggggaagaaagaaaagacgcTGACGACTGCCGGATCCGCCTTCGGCCGGGGATCCACCTCCACCCTCGAATGGATATACTTCGCGGCTGGGCAATCGTCCACCACAATGCTGGATAACAGAcggagagatggaagaatGAAAGGGATTAAGAAAGAAATATATTTCATAGAATCGAAGACTCCCGGAAACAGCATTGAATGAACATTGAACAGGGAATGAATTCCATTGTGCTTATTCAGCTTACTTAACGTATCCCCTGCACCCTGATTGGTACCTGACGGGACTATTGCCTGCCGAAACAGGAAGCCCCATCCATCAACCATCAGCCatcactcactcactcactcagTCACTCTGACCATGCCAGAACAGAACCTGGTCAGACAGATAAACACACCCCTCCTAACGACTTCCAATCTAACACCCCGCCCAGGAAATCCTCCGCGCCTCAATCACCGATCTCGAAACCCAGACGGCTCACCTGGAAGCCGAACTGGCTGAGATCACCTCCAAACTGTATGTACCTCAAGCCCATTACACACAGCCACATCCAGCAGATAAGGGACCACACACTTACGATTTACTAACCGGATCCAATTCTAGAAAGAATGACCCCAATACTACGGTCCGACAGCACATCCGTCTGCTGCACGAGTACaacgagatcaaggatgtcGGGCAGGGACTGATGGGGATGATTGCTGATGCGCGCGGGGTGCGGGTGGTTGAGATACATCGGGAGTTTGGGGTTAGAGAGAAGGATTGAGTTGGGGGTTGGTTTGCTTCTGCGAGCAGGAGCAATGCTCTGCTTTCATACTGTTTGCTCTTATCGATCTCCGGCGTTGGGTACGTGGTACCATGGACTGGAGAATACCTACTCGAGCGAAAATTCATGACGGCTGTTCTCGGTGCAAACTTTTGATGAACTTTTCTAACCATTGTATTTTCTTTAGTGGAGAGAGTGCATGCATGTATGATATCCTCATGACAGCACACGAAAGCCAAGCCGGACCAACTCCCTTCACACCCGATAGACCCAGATCTATTCGGCACCAAGCAAAGAACGAAAAGGACAGGAGTGGACAAATATAATTAATGCATACATCGAATGGAGAGAGTAGGAGGTGGtcagaagagaagaggatAGATGTAGGAGCCGAGATGTGGGGATGACGTTTGGTGGTATGAGACCAAAGAGAAGAGGGGGAAAGGGGGTATAAGATGAtcagatccaaaaaaaagaaaaaggaaggaagaaaacGCTGATAACACAAGTACAACCGATCAATGCGTCTTCCCCAGACTCTGGAGATTGACCAGCTCAAAGTACCGGCCTTTATTCTTCAGCAGCTCGTGGTGGGTGCCGCTCTCCACGATCTTGCCCTGGTCAAAGACATAGATGATATCA from Penicillium psychrofluorescens genome assembly, chromosome: 5 carries:
- a CDS encoding uncharacterized protein (ID:PFLUO_008360-T1.cds;~source:funannotate); amino-acid sequence: MARLDFHGSLLALFCLFGSTLAHGGHENVPEGGAMSDDPIDSTLWTHMIMMGITFGIIFPFGMVLGIVRSRWHVPVQIVGTVVAVVGYFLGHAHGGRQYSHNAHASFANWLMLILVAQVVLGVYLRMHLKRAGQERIRWIFVLAHGILGKAMPVISWAQMLFGGIAALGFCRGDHLGQCLAHFIMGSAFIAYGILLTILLLVGQFWLRRTGRSQEFFDSLVIAAWGCVNTFTEHRWGSAWVHNDLQHTTMGIVWWCAGLLGMWLSRNRNGRPKRNLIPAIVILMTGYAMSAHPQSLMISTMIHSIFGYTLMAAGITRIIEISFVLRDKPTISATDVSETNSFQYLTPFLLYASGFLFMGATEEQMQLLSDAGITHVSYVLILFSIAFILFLFVNVLLHIYATHAWPNSEHQGGAAASGPNARKPYMNGRARSASEAQQIHDAETFELHGLISDDEHEDADVASASGEHHMGPKKATDEENPFIKE
- a CDS encoding uncharacterized protein (ID:PFLUO_008361-T1.cds;~source:funannotate), whose protein sequence is MPEQNLEILRASITDLETQTAHLEAELAEITSKLKNDPNTTVRQHIRLLHEYNEIKDVGQGLMGMIADARGVRVVEIHREFGVREKD